The bacterium genome includes the window CGGGCGTGCCGTCCAGCACGGCGAGCGCCGCGTCCAGCTCGCCTTCGACGATGCCCTGCCGGTTGACGCCGGTCTCGACCTTGAGGTGGAGCCGCAGGGGGCGCGCGGCGTCGGCCGCGAGACGCGCGGCCTCCAGGCCCGCCAGCGAACCCACGGTCGCCTCGACGCCGAGCCGAGCCGCGAGCGCGGCCCCCGCGGCGTTCACCGGTCCGAGGATCAGCACCGGGGCGTCGATGCCGCCGTCGCGCAGGGCCGCGGCCTCCCCGACCGTGTGCACGCCGAGCAGGTCGGCGCCGCCGTCCAGGAACGCGCGGGCCGCCGGCAGCAGCCCGTGGCCGTAGCCGTCGGACTTCACGACCGTCAGCAGCCGGCAGGCCGGCGGGATCAGTTCGCGGAAGCGCCTCGCGTTGTCGCGCAGGGCGGCGTGGTCGACCAGGATGCGGAGCCAGCCGGTCGGTTCCATCGGGACATCCCCGGACTCGGGCGTGGTGCGTCGCGCGCCGGACACCCTGGTTGAGTGGAGAGCTAGTTGCCTTCCTGGGCGCGCTTGCGGTTGTTGCAGGACTCGGGGTCCGCGCAGGTGCCGTAGAGTTCCAGGCGGTGACGGTGGATCGTGAACGCGTGCTCGGCCGCGAGCTTCTCCTGCAGGGCCTCGAGCTGCGGGTTGTAGAACTCGGAGATCTGGCCGCAGTTCTGGCAGATCATGTGGTCGTGGTGCTCGACCTCCGAGTGGCCCTCGTAGCGGGCGAGGCCGTCGCCGAAGCGGCGCTCCTCGACCAGGCTGCTCTCCACCAGCAGGTGCAGGGTGCGGTAGACGGTCGCATAGCCGATCCGCGGGTTGACGGCCTTCACCTCGCGCAGCAGCTCCTCGACCGACACGTGGCCCTTCAGGTTGAAGAAGACGCTGACGATGGTGTTGCGCTGCTTGGTGGTCTTCAAGCCGCGCGTCTGGATGAACTTCTGGAAGGCGCGCTCCTTCTCCTTGACCGCTTCGGGCGCCACTTCTTTTCGGATCGACACGTGCCTCGACCTCCCGCTGGGGATAACGTGATTCTGATATCCATGTTCACGCTATTTGATACAGCGAGTTCGCGCGGCTGTCAAGGCGCCTCGTCGACATTCCCGCCGGGAGCGGCCAGCGCCGGCAGGGCGAGCCCGAGCGAGAAGCCGTCACGGAACAGGCGGTCGGGGGCGTCGGCGAATTCGCGGGTCCAGCCGGCCTGCAGGCGCAGTTCGGCCCGCAGCGGCAGTTCGAGCGCCAGGCGCAGCCGCCGGCTGTCGCGCCCGCCGACGCCGCGCACCGCGGCCAGCCCGACCACCGTCGCGGGCGAGGGCCGCCAGGCCAGGCCCGCCGACAGTTCGCTCCGCCCGGGGAAGGCGGAAGCGGAGAACACGTCGCCGGCCGCGCCCAGGTTCAGCGTGCGGCCGCCGCCGGCCTCCAGGGTGACGCGTTCGGCGAACCGCCACTCGCGCCGGGCCTGCAGCCGCAGCGCGATGCTGCGCGCGGCGAA containing:
- a CDS encoding transcriptional repressor — translated: MSIRKEVAPEAVKEKERAFQKFIQTRGLKTTKQRNTIVSVFFNLKGHVSVEELLREVKAVNPRIGYATVYRTLHLLVESSLVEERRFGDGLARYEGHSEVEHHDHMICQNCGQISEFYNPQLEALQEKLAAEHAFTIHRHRLELYGTCADPESCNNRKRAQEGN